The DNA window ACCGGCCACGGTGGCCTTGGCCAGGCCGGCGCCGATGGATTGGGCCACTTCCATGACGGAAACGGGTTGCGGGAATTCGCGGCGGCTGCCGTCGGGGAGCGTGATCGTGATCATGGTGTGCGTCTTGAGTCCTGGATGCCGCGAATCAGGCCGTGCCCAGCGGGGCAGAGGTGTCGCGGAAAGCGTATGGCGGGCAACAAAAAAGCGCCGCGAGGGCGCCTGTGGATGCAGTGCCTCGGGCAGTACCTGGTTTAGAAGGTGGTAGTGCTCATGTCGCACGCTCGGCCGGCGCTTCCGCGGGCCACCTCGTGGGAATCGGGTGATGCAGTGTAAACGACCGGCTCACGGCAGCAAAGCGGACCCGGGCCCTCGACCGGCGGCCTGCCGACAGCCCCGTCCGTCGGCGCGACGTTCCGGCGCTAACGGATCGTTTTCATGCGTGAATCTGCTCGCAACAACGCAGTGCCAAATCGTCCCGCTTCACGTCCCTGCCCCGCGCCCCTGTGGAAGCTGGCAACGGACGTATTGCAGGAGTCATCACCATGACCGGGCCCGTCTTTTTCACCGAAGAGCTTTCCAACAGCAAGGTGGCGGCCATCTACCCCAGCGCGGAACTGGCGCGCAGGCAGGCCGAACGCCTGCGCCAGGCGATGTCGCTGTCCGCCCGACAGGTCCAGGTGCTGGTGCCGGGCGAGCGCCATCCTGGCCGCAAACTCGAGCCGGAAAGCCACAACATTTTCCGCACGATGATTTGGGCGCACGTGCGCCTGGGCGTGATTGGCGCCATCGCTGGCCTGATGGTGTACGTGGCTTTGCGGATGGCCGATATCCCCGCCGTGGACCAGTCGCCCTGGCTGTCCTGGTTGATGCTGGTGATGTACGGCGGCATCTTCGGCCTTATGCTGGGTGGCCTGGTCACGCTGCGGCCCGACCACGACCGCTACGTGATGCGGGTGCAGGAAGCACTGGGCGAAGGCGATTCGGCGGTGGTGGTGCACGCCACGTCGGCCTGGCAGAAGGCCCGGGCGAAGGAATTTCTGGAAGCTGGCGGCGCCGAGACCGCATCCACGCTGTAGCGCGGCCCGCTCGTCGCGGGAATCCACCCAAACCCTTGCTATTGCTGGGTTTGCAGTGGTGGGCGGTACAGGGTTCGAACCTGTGACCCCTACCATGTCAATGCCCGGCTAGGCTGTTCCATGCTGTCCTATGAGGACGTAAGTGCACGATTTATCGTCCTTTTGTGGCCATTGCGGACCCATGTTGTTTCCTTATCTTTTTCCGTACGGAAGGAATCCACAACAGGAGGTCACATGGAACTGAGCAAGGTCAGCGTACGCAACGGGCTGAAGCCCCGCCCTGAGCCGTACTGGCAGAAACTGGGCTCTGGGAGGGCCCTTGGCTACCGGCAGGGCAAGACCGGGGGAAGCTGGGTCGCCCGGCACTACGATTCCGCACAGTCTCGAAAACTGCAATCCAAGCTCGGCGACTTCGGCCAGTTGCCTGCGACCGATCGCTACGCGGCCGCCCTGGAAGCCGCCAGACGCTGGTTCGAGCGTCTCGACAAGGGCGGTATGGCCCGGGATATCACCGTCCAGGTAGCGTGTGAGCAGTACGCGGCCACGCGTCCGGACGCTGCCAAGCGGTTCAATCGGTACGTCTACAACCACTCGTTTGCCAAGATCCCTCTGTCCAAGTTGACCGACCACCATGTCGCCACTTGGCGCAATCAGCTTGAGAGAACACCCGCCCTCATCAGCAGGAGCAAGAAAGGCGAGCCGGTGACTCGCGCCAGGTCTCCAGCCACCATCAATCGCGACATTGCGCCTGTCCGCGCCGCCCTCAATCGAGCTTTCAGGGGAAGGGCAGTCCTGGAAGACCACGCATGGAAGTTCGCGCTGTAGCCACTTCCAACTCAGCCGGGCCGTCGAGTTTGCCTGAGCAACTCAGAATGCAAAGCTTTGCTGGAGCAGATGCCGCCCGACCTTCGAGCGTTTGCCCGCGTCCTCTGCAATGTCCCACTGAGGCCAGGAGCTCTAGCCCATGTCAATGTTGAAGACATCAACCTGGCCACAGGGGAAGCCGTCATTCGAAAAGACAAGGCTGGCGCGGGCCGGAGGTTCGTGGTCCCCAAGGTAGTGCTTGAGCTCGCAAGGGCGCACAGCAAGAACAAGCTTCCCCGAACTCCCCTGTTTACTCGTTGGGATGGAATGCCCTGGAACAAGGACTCTTGGAAGGACGGGTTCAAGAAGGCAGCCGCCGCAGCAGGGTTGCCCGCGAACACCAGCATGTACTCCTTACGCCATAGCGCTATCACCGATTTGGCAACGGGTGGCATGGACTTGATGAATCTCGCACATGTTGCTGGGACATCGCTGCTGATGATCCAGAAGCATTACGGCCACCTCAGGGCAGATCAAGCGGTGGCCCACATGGATCGCATTGCAATCTGACGACCCACCAGATTCGTGCTGGAACGTCCATAGAAGGATGTTCCATGAGGCGCCCTCGGAATTGAAGCCAATAACGGGCCACTTCCGGCAGAAACAACCAGCACCACGCGAATACCCTTCGGGACACTACTTCAACCGGGAGTCCCTAACATGGACCGCAAGGAAGCCGATGCAATGGAACGCCTCATCGACATTGCTAATCAGGACACTGGGCAGAGCAGCCGTGTCGCGAACTTCCTCCTGGCATGGTGGAACGCCGATTCCTGCGGTGGTTTTGATCTGACCGATCTGTGGGTTGTTGACCAGGCAATCCGCAGCGACATGCTCACAACGCTTGGCCTCATCCTGAAGTCGCATAGCTACCCGGACACGCTGGGATACGGCGCTCAGTTCGAGAAGCTTATTTCTCCCTGGCGGCCAGATCTCCCTGTTGGCTAGTCCTTCGAAATTAAGTAGTCGAGGCCATGACTTGTCGCCGATAACGCACAGCAGCTTCGATCGCAAAACGACTTTGGCTCGCGCGATAGGACTTCTCCAACAGCAATGAACCCTCATCGACCAAGGTCTGACGAACAACTCTCCCCCAATGGGTTTGGATCGAGACCGCGGCATCAGACGTTGACCACGTCTAGCACTCACAGTTAACGGTGGAACCAGGAATGAAAAACCTTACCTTCGTGTACTGCGCTCTATACCCTGGATATCGCGAAATTCAAATCACGGCGACCGACAAGAACGGCGAAGAGCACTACATCAGTATCAACCCCGATGACCTTGGATCCCTTATCAATGCTTGCGCAGAGGCAGCCACAACTGTTATCGGAAGCTGCTGGACTGGGACGAATACCCGAAGACGATTCATTGGCCGAAGAACGTCCTCCCATACGCACCGCCCCGAAGCGCATAAGCAAGCCCGAGACGGAACATCTCCGGCTGCACTGACAGGGAGCCACGACGCCGTGGCGCACGCACCGTGTCAATTGGACGCCGTCGCGCGAATCAGAGTGTCCACGTAATGCTCGTCCTCATCGAAGAGGATGTTGCGTGCGGCCATCTGCTCATCCGTGACCTTGGGCCAGCGAAGTCGCATTGCGGCCGCGGGCGTCACGGACAGGATGAAACTCTGCAGTGCCACATTCGGATCGTCCAGGCGCTTCTCGATCTCGCGAATCGTCCTGTAAAACTCCAGTTTGGGCTCACCTTCCCACGAAAGGTTGTGCAGACCTTTCGGGTCCACGAACGTAATGCACTGCTTGTCGCCATCGATGCGCCAGACGATGAAGTCCGGATAGAAGTTTCCGGCCTCGAAGAATCCGACGCCTCGACCCTTGCTCATGTTGCGCAGCAGGAACAGCGGCTTGCCCTCGAACTGTTCAGGATGTGCGGCGCAGTACTCCTTCAGACGGCGCACGAAACGCATCTCGCCGTCATTCAGTGCCACCGGCTTTACGCTGATGCTGGCGCCGCTGGCCTTGATCAGCGGCTCGTAGAGGTGCCCCTTGAATGACACCACTTCAACCGCGGCCTGCCCCCCGCTCAGTTTCTTGTCCGCGACGGAAACGCGCCGGCGCAGCTCGTCACCCAACTGCTTGAGCTGGGTGATAAGCGTCTCTTCGGTCTTCTCCACCAACACGCGGTACACACCCTGTTCCTCGCCGACGCCGGTTCCGGCTTCAGGGAAGTTCAGATCGTCAGCCATCAGTTCGGCGTACTCCAGGTGCGGTTCTTCCCAGCCCTTCTTGCGGAAGCTGTAGTAGCGCTCGGCGTACTTCTTGAGCAGGGTCTCGGCGATCTCCTGCCAGACCATGACCTTGGCGAAGTCGTCCATGGCCAGCATCGACGCGGGAATCAGCAGGTCGTACCAATCGCCTTCGGCCAGCAAGGCTTCCACCGCACTGCGCGGAATGTTGTAGTTGTGCCAGCCACGCTCGTTCTTGTAGCGCAGCAGCTCGAACCAGGCGCGATCGATGTCGAGCAAAGCAACATGGCGGACCGTGAGCTTGCCGTGTTCCAGCGCCGCGGTGCCGTCGCCACCGGCCAGACCGGCCGCTTTCATCGCCTGGATCTTCGGATACCAGTTGAGCTGTACCTTGTTGCGCAGCAGCCACAGGTCGCCCTCGCCCTGCGGCAGCGCAAGCTCGGGGATGGGCGCCAGCTGGCGGAAGGCGGTCCCAAACGAGGTCTGGACACCGTTGATCTCGGGCTTCAGTCGGATGACCTTGAGTTTGTTCGTGCCCAAGTTGCGGACCACCGGCAGCACGATCTCCTCGGCATCCTGATCAGGCGGAAGACCCTCGTCCTCCAGGAACTGCTTGAACTGGGCCATGTAGTCGGCATGGATGCCGAACACGTTCAGCGTCTCAAGCAACT is part of the Pseudoxanthomonas indica genome and encodes:
- a CDS encoding tyrosine-type recombinase/integrase; translated protein: MSNSECKALLEQMPPDLRAFARVLCNVPLRPGALAHVNVEDINLATGEAVIRKDKAGAGRRFVVPKVVLELARAHSKNKLPRTPLFTRWDGMPWNKDSWKDGFKKAAAAAGLPANTSMYSLRHSAITDLATGGMDLMNLAHVAGTSLLMIQKHYGHLRADQAVAHMDRIAI
- a CDS encoding DUF7673 family protein encodes the protein MDRKEADAMERLIDIANQDTGQSSRVANFLLAWWNADSCGGFDLTDLWVVDQAIRSDMLTTLGLILKSHSYPDTLGYGAQFEKLISPWRPDLPVG